A stretch of the Aminipila terrae genome encodes the following:
- the rplP gene encoding 50S ribosomal protein L16 → MLMPKRVKRRRVHRGRMKGVATKGNKIAYGEYGLISEECGWITSNQIEAARIAMTRSIKRGGKVYIDIFPHKPVTKKPAEVRMGSGKGAPEYWVAVVKPGRVMFEIQGVSEEKAREAMRLAMHKLPVKCKFAIKGQEIAEGGEA, encoded by the coding sequence ATGTTAATGCCAAAGCGCGTTAAACGCAGAAGAGTCCACAGAGGAAGAATGAAGGGCGTTGCAACTAAAGGTAACAAAATTGCTTATGGTGAATACGGTTTAATTTCAGAGGAATGTGGTTGGATCACCTCAAACCAGATCGAGGCTGCCAGAATAGCTATGACAAGATCTATTAAGAGAGGTGGTAAAGTATATATTGATATTTTCCCACACAAGCCGGTTACAAAGAAACCAGCTGAAGTACGTATGGGTTCCGGTAAAGGTGCTCCTGAGTATTGGGTAGCAGTAGTTAAACCTGGTAGAGTAATGTTTGAAATCCAAGGTGTTTCAGAAGAAAAGGCCAGAGAAGCAATGAGACTTGCTATGCACAAGCTACCAGTAAAGTGTAAGTTTGCCATCAAAGGCCAAGAAATAGCAGAGGGTGGTGAAGCATAA